The Rhipicephalus sanguineus isolate Rsan-2018 unplaced genomic scaffold, BIME_Rsan_1.4 Seq1027, whole genome shotgun sequence genome window below encodes:
- the LOC119375929 gene encoding low-density lipoprotein receptor-related protein 5-like, translating to MDCPEERLYWSDLELRRVEHVQLNGEQRKVLLSNVQANALAVFGDQLFILDRVEQCILRAHKLSGADMRPLQARRPQLSALVAVRRPAAAETAQPCTGHRCSHLCRAVRGRAQCTCPPGLVLRGSNECVTAARCSAEREFGCATGGCVPVEVRCDGAADCADRSDELDCPPGCAPGTEFRCRDGGCVPKPRLCDGTADCADESDELCCGADRFACHSRDQCIDRSRVCDRRPDCADRSDELVCEAVSSAGRTATTTVVLLIVFGSLTVLLAIGLCCYQQRTRTAPAAAPHAAAYRMLPYPKPPAAPPPSSTASSNGYPRETLNPPPSPATLYGGPTPCSTDVCDDSEPCRCDDSLYDSDPNPPPPTPRSRGCVSDASCPPSPLNERAFCHPPPPSPVPESDY from the coding sequence GAAAGTGCTGCTGTCCAACGTGCAAGCAAATGCCCTGGCCGTGTTTGGAGACCAGCTCTTCATCCTGGACCGGGTCGAACAATGCATTCTGCGCGCTCACAAGCTGAGTGGTGCTGACATGCGGCCTCTACAGGCCCGGCGGCCCCAGCTGAGTGCGCTGGTGGCAGTACGGCGGCCAGCAGCGGCGGAGACGGCTCAACCGTGCACGGGTCACCGCTGTTCCCACTTGTGTCGTGCAGTACGAGGGCGCGCGCAGTGCACCTGCCCTCCAGGACTGGTGCTGCGTGGCAGCAACGAATGTGTAACTGCAGCACGGTGCAGTGCCGAGCGTGAGTTTGGCTGTGCCACAGGTGGCTGCGTGCCCGTGGAGGTTCGCTGTGATGGAGCCGCCGACTGTGCAGACCGCTCGGACGAACTCGACTGCCCCCCGGGCTGTGCACCGGGCACGGAGTTCCGCTGCCGCGACGGCGGCTGTGTGCCCAAGCCGCGCCTGTGCGACGGCACTGCCGACTGTGCCGACGAGTCGGACGAGTTGTGCTGCGGCGCCGATCGGTTTGCCTGCCATTCGCGTGACCAGTGCATTGACCGGTCGCGTGTGTGTGATCGGCGACCCGACTGTGCCGACCGTTCGGACGAGCTCGTGTGTGAGGCCGTAAGCAGCGCCGGTCGCACGGCCACCACCACTGTGGTCCTGCTCATCGTGTTTGGCTCACTGACGGTGCTGCTGGCCATTGGCCTCTGCTGCTACCAGCAGCGCACACGCACGGCCCCCGCCGCTGCACCACACGCCGCCGCCTATCGTATGCTGCCGTATCCAAAGCCACCGGCAGCCCCACCGCCGTCCAGTACCGCATCCAGCAATGGCTACCCGCGTGAGACGCTCAACCCTCCACCTAGCCCTGCCACACTGTATGGCGGCCCCACGCCGTGCTCAACGGACGTGTGCGATGACAGTGAACCGTGCCGGTGCGATGACTCCCTCTATGACTCGGACCCCAACCCACCACCGCCAACACCACGCAGCCGTGGCTGTGTCTCGGATGCCAGCTGCCCGCCGTCACCGCTCAATGAGCGGGCCTTCTGCCACCCTCCTCCACCGTCACCCGTGCCAGAGTCAGACTACTGA